One region of Neisseria mucosa genomic DNA includes:
- a CDS encoding F0F1 ATP synthase subunit gamma (Produces ATP from ADP in the presence of a proton gradient across the membrane. The gamma chain is a regulatory subunit) — MAVGKEILTKIRSVQNTQKITKAMQMVSTSKMRKTQERMRLARPYAEKVRTVMSHLARTHEDHGIKLLAPHRETRRVGFILITSDKGLCGGLNANVLKKFLAQVQEYQEQGIEVDVVCLGSKGLAACQNIGLNVIASAINLGDTPRMELLLGPLTEIFQRYEKHELDKIHLVYSCFVNTMRQEPRLEVLLPIGENVIEDEESYSSFSWEYRYEPSPVAVLEYLVRRYLESVVYQALSDNMASEQAARMVAMKAATDNAGNAIKELRLVYNKSRQAAITTELSEIVAGAAAV, encoded by the coding sequence ATGGCAGTCGGAAAAGAGATTCTCACCAAAATCCGTAGTGTTCAAAATACCCAAAAGATCACTAAAGCGATGCAGATGGTGTCAACCTCTAAAATGCGGAAGACTCAGGAACGGATGCGCTTGGCGCGTCCGTATGCCGAAAAAGTACGGACAGTTATGAGTCATTTGGCGCGAACCCATGAAGATCACGGTATTAAATTATTGGCACCTCATCGTGAAACACGTCGGGTAGGTTTCATTTTAATCACCTCTGATAAAGGTCTTTGCGGTGGTTTGAACGCGAATGTTTTGAAGAAATTCTTAGCGCAAGTCCAAGAATACCAGGAACAAGGCATTGAAGTTGATGTCGTCTGTTTAGGTAGTAAAGGTTTGGCAGCTTGTCAAAACATCGGTTTGAACGTTATTGCCAGTGCGATTAATTTGGGTGATACCCCAAGAATGGAATTGCTGCTTGGTCCATTGACTGAAATCTTCCAACGTTACGAGAAGCATGAGTTAGATAAGATACATCTGGTGTATTCATGTTTTGTGAATACCATGCGTCAAGAACCACGGTTGGAGGTTCTGCTGCCTATCGGCGAAAATGTGATAGAAGACGAGGAGAGTTATTCTTCATTCAGTTGGGAATACCGTTATGAGCCAAGTCCTGTCGCTGTGTTGGAATATCTGGTTCGCCGCTATTTAGAGTCTGTGGTTTACCAAGCATTGAGTGACAATATGGCATCTGAGCAAGCTGCGCGTATGGTGGCAATGAAAGCAGCCACCGACAATGCAGGCAATGCCATTAAAGAGTTGCGTTTGGTATATAACAAATCGCGTCAAGCTGCGATTACCACGGAATTGTCAGAAATTGTAGCAGGTGCGGCGGCAGTTTAA
- a CDS encoding F0F1 ATP synthase subunit alpha, whose translation MQLNPAEISDLIKAKIENLSGNTEVRTRGTVISVTDGIVRIHGLSDAMQGEMLEFPGNTFGLAMNLERDSVGAVVLGEYEHIKEGDTVTCTGRILEVPVGRELVGRVVDALGRPIDGKGPINTSSTAPIEKIAPGVIARKSVDQPMQTGLKAIDSMVPIGRGQRELIIGDRQTGKTAVALDAIVNQKGTGVICIYVAIGQKASSIANVVRKLEEHGAMEHTIVVAATASEAAALQYIAPYAGCTMGEFFRDRGEDALIVYDDLSKQAVAYRQISLLLRRPPGREAYPGDVFYLHSRLLERAARVNEHEVEKLTNGEVKGKTGSLTALPIIETQAGDVSAFVPTNVISITDGQIFLETDLFNAGIRPAINAGISVSRVGGAAQTKVIKKLGGGIRLALAQYRELAAFSQFASDLDEATRKQLQHGEVVTELMKQKQFSTLDTAEMALTLWAINNGSYEDVPVSKALAFEAEFLSFVRTQHPGVLEAINASGAMSDESEKALTEAMNSFKSSYAYQA comes from the coding sequence ATGCAGCTTAATCCTGCTGAAATTAGCGATTTGATTAAAGCTAAAATTGAAAATCTGTCTGGAAATACAGAAGTACGTACCCGTGGTACGGTTATTTCTGTAACAGACGGTATTGTTCGTATTCATGGCTTGTCAGACGCAATGCAAGGTGAGATGCTCGAATTCCCGGGTAACACTTTCGGTTTGGCGATGAACTTGGAGCGCGACTCCGTCGGCGCCGTAGTGTTGGGTGAATACGAACATATTAAAGAAGGCGACACAGTTACTTGTACCGGCCGTATTTTGGAAGTACCTGTCGGTCGTGAGTTGGTTGGTCGCGTTGTAGATGCATTGGGTCGCCCGATTGATGGCAAAGGCCCGATCAACACATCTTCCACAGCGCCAATCGAAAAAATTGCACCGGGTGTAATTGCCCGTAAATCAGTTGACCAGCCTATGCAAACCGGTCTGAAGGCCATTGACTCAATGGTTCCGATTGGTCGCGGTCAACGTGAGTTGATCATTGGTGACCGTCAAACAGGTAAAACAGCCGTAGCATTGGATGCTATTGTCAACCAAAAAGGTACGGGCGTTATCTGTATTTATGTTGCAATCGGTCAAAAAGCATCTTCTATTGCCAACGTAGTACGCAAATTGGAAGAGCATGGCGCAATGGAACACACTATTGTGGTTGCGGCGACTGCTTCTGAAGCTGCGGCTTTGCAATATATCGCACCTTATGCAGGTTGTACGATGGGCGAGTTTTTCCGCGACCGCGGTGAAGACGCATTGATTGTATATGATGACTTGTCCAAACAAGCTGTTGCTTACCGTCAAATTTCCCTGTTGCTGCGCCGTCCTCCCGGTCGTGAAGCATATCCTGGCGACGTTTTCTATCTGCACTCCCGCTTGTTGGAGCGTGCTGCCCGTGTAAATGAACACGAAGTTGAAAAACTGACCAATGGCGAAGTGAAGGGCAAAACAGGCTCTCTGACTGCATTGCCAATTATTGAAACGCAAGCCGGCGACGTCTCTGCATTCGTACCGACAAACGTGATTTCGATTACCGACGGTCAGATTTTCTTGGAAACCGACTTGTTTAACGCCGGTATCCGTCCTGCGATTAATGCCGGTATTTCGGTATCGCGCGTAGGTGGTGCTGCGCAAACCAAAGTAATTAAAAAACTGGGTGGCGGTATCCGTTTGGCACTTGCCCAATATCGTGAGTTGGCAGCCTTCTCGCAATTTGCTTCCGATTTGGATGAAGCTACACGCAAACAGCTGCAACACGGTGAAGTGGTTACTGAATTGATGAAGCAAAAACAATTCAGCACTTTGGATACAGCTGAAATGGCTTTGACCTTGTGGGCCATTAATAATGGTTCTTACGAAGATGTACCGGTATCCAAGGCATTGGCTTTCGAAGCGGAATTTTTGAGCTTTGTACGCACTCAGCATCCTGGTGTTTTAGAAGCAATCAACGCATCAGGTGCGATGTCCGATGAAAGCGAAAAAGCATTGACCGAAGCCATGAATTCTTTCAAATCTTCTTATGCTTACCAAGCCTAA
- a CDS encoding F0F1 ATP synthase subunit delta, whose protein sequence is MAEFATIARPYAKALFNLAQEKNQIESWLGGLEELAAVVQNQKVISFLEQPEINTSEKVNVLAELVELKSDELKNFITVLAEQKRLPVLPEVYAQYQALTLSFNHTKSAVIYSAYPLTEDQLAELAEILKKRFDSKLQITTEVAPELIGGVKVEVGDQVLDLSVRGKLNALYATMTN, encoded by the coding sequence ATGGCTGAGTTCGCAACGATTGCCAGACCTTATGCGAAAGCATTGTTTAATCTGGCGCAGGAAAAAAACCAAATTGAGTCTTGGTTGGGCGGACTGGAAGAATTAGCCGCGGTTGTTCAAAATCAGAAAGTGATTTCTTTTCTTGAGCAACCTGAAATCAATACTTCTGAAAAGGTAAATGTACTTGCCGAACTCGTTGAATTAAAAAGTGATGAATTGAAGAATTTCATTACTGTTCTGGCAGAGCAAAAACGTTTGCCTGTATTGCCTGAAGTCTATGCTCAATATCAAGCTTTAACCTTGTCATTCAATCATACTAAGTCCGCTGTGATTTACAGTGCTTATCCATTGACTGAAGATCAATTGGCTGAGTTGGCTGAAATATTGAAAAAACGCTTTGATAGTAAGTTGCAGATTACAACTGAAGTCGCGCCTGAATTAATTGGCGGTGTCAAAGTTGAAGTGGGTGACCAGGTCTTGGATTTGTCGGTGCGGGGTAAATTGAATGCCCTGTATGCGACTATGACAAATTAG
- a CDS encoding F0F1 ATP synthase subunit B, which yields MNINATLFAQIIVFFGLVWFTMKFVWPPIAKALDERAAKIAEGLAAAERGKSDFEQAEKKVAELLAEGRNQVSEMVANAEKRAAKIVEEAKEQATVEAVRITAQAKADAQQEMNRAREVLREQVAALAVKGAESILRSEVDTSKHAQLLSALKQEL from the coding sequence GTGAATATTAATGCAACCTTATTCGCTCAAATCATCGTCTTTTTCGGTTTGGTTTGGTTTACCATGAAATTCGTGTGGCCGCCAATCGCAAAAGCATTGGATGAGCGTGCCGCAAAAATTGCCGAAGGCTTGGCTGCTGCCGAGCGCGGTAAGAGCGATTTTGAACAGGCAGAGAAGAAAGTTGCAGAACTCTTGGCTGAAGGGCGTAACCAAGTTTCCGAAATGGTAGCAAACGCCGAAAAACGTGCCGCCAAAATCGTAGAAGAAGCGAAAGAGCAAGCTACTGTCGAGGCAGTGCGGATTACAGCACAAGCTAAAGCTGATGCCCAGCAAGAAATGAATCGTGCACGCGAAGTTTTGCGTGAACAGGTTGCTGCATTGGCGGTTAAAGGTGCAGAGTCTATTTTGCGCAGTGAAGTAGATACTTCAAAACATGCGCAGCTGCTCAGCGCTTTAAAACAGGAGCTGTAA
- a CDS encoding F0F1 ATP synthase subunit C translates to MGLVAIACGLIVALGALGASIGIAMVGSKYLESSARQPELIGPLQTKLFLIAGLIDAAFLIGVAIALLFAFVKPFGA, encoded by the coding sequence ATGGGTTTGGTAGCAATTGCATGTGGTTTGATCGTAGCATTGGGTGCATTGGGTGCCTCTATCGGTATCGCAATGGTCGGTTCCAAATATTTGGAGTCTTCTGCTCGTCAACCTGAATTGATTGGTCCGCTGCAAACTAAATTGTTCCTGATTGCTGGTCTGATTGATGCCGCATTCCTGATTGGTGTGGCTATTGCACTGTTGTTCGCCTTCGTTAAACCATTTGGTGCATAA
- a CDS encoding F0F1 ATP synthase subunit A, whose amino-acid sequence MAGDKITATDYITHHLQSLTSLSDVAKGQGLDNIADFSFINIDAIFFSVLLGVIGSFLLLRGAKKATAGVPGRFQAAVEILFEFVDDMCKSIIHNEQSRKAIAPLGLTLFVWIFLMNAMDMLPVDLFPWLWQNITGNHHALLRIVPTADLNTTLALAIGVLVICIYYNIKIKGIRGWIHELFSAPFGAKLAPANFLLNLVEFLSKTVSHGMRLFGNMYAGELVFLLIALLGGAWATSGSVEVLDPILFGFHILAGLAWAIFHILVITLQAFIFMALAFVYIGQAHDAH is encoded by the coding sequence ATGGCAGGTGACAAAATTACTGCTACTGATTACATCACGCACCACTTGCAAAGTTTGACCAGCCTTTCCGATGTCGCTAAGGGACAAGGCTTGGATAATATTGCTGATTTTTCTTTTATTAATATTGATGCAATATTTTTCTCTGTATTGTTGGGTGTAATCGGAAGTTTCCTACTTTTGCGTGGGGCTAAGAAGGCGACGGCGGGTGTGCCGGGGCGTTTTCAGGCTGCCGTCGAGATTTTGTTTGAGTTTGTGGATGATATGTGCAAAAGCATTATTCACAACGAGCAATCTCGAAAAGCCATTGCTCCGTTAGGCTTGACGCTGTTTGTATGGATTTTCCTGATGAATGCCATGGATATGCTGCCGGTCGATTTGTTCCCGTGGCTATGGCAAAACATTACCGGTAACCATCATGCATTGTTGCGTATTGTACCGACCGCAGATTTGAATACCACATTAGCGTTGGCTATCGGTGTCTTGGTGATTTGTATTTATTACAATATCAAAATCAAAGGTATCCGTGGTTGGATTCATGAGTTGTTCAGCGCTCCGTTCGGCGCCAAACTTGCTCCCGCCAACTTCCTTTTGAATCTGGTCGAATTTCTCTCTAAAACAGTTTCTCACGGTATGCGGTTGTTCGGTAACATGTATGCCGGTGAGCTGGTGTTCCTTCTGATTGCTTTGCTGGGTGGCGCTTGGGCGACATCTGGAAGCGTTGAAGTGTTGGATCCGATTCTGTTTGGTTTCCACATCCTTGCCGGATTGGCATGGGCGATTTTCCATATCTTGGTGATTACCCTGCAGGCATTTATCTTTATGGCCTTGGCGTTTGTCTATATCGGACAAGCTCATGATGCACATTAA
- a CDS encoding F0F1 ATP synthase subunit I, producing the protein MNQILVYQIIVLLIISVLSAVFAGVDGFWSSVAGGVCYLVPSSIAVLLLKFSKRNPLYHGKAFIIGEILKVVLSLVMMLAVFAVWHQSLIFFPFLFGLLGVSHFVFLVLLRVKHYGR; encoded by the coding sequence ATGAATCAGATTTTAGTTTATCAAATCATTGTTTTATTAATTATTTCTGTATTAAGTGCTGTTTTTGCGGGTGTGGATGGATTTTGGTCTTCTGTCGCAGGGGGAGTTTGTTATTTAGTCCCGTCTTCTATCGCAGTTTTACTTTTAAAATTTTCCAAGCGCAACCCTTTGTATCATGGTAAAGCGTTCATTATCGGGGAAATTTTAAAAGTAGTGCTGTCACTGGTGATGATGCTTGCCGTATTCGCAGTTTGGCATCAGTCTTTGATATTCTTTCCGTTCTTGTTCGGATTGCTCGGTGTCAGCCATTTCGTTTTTTTAGTATTGTTGAGAGTGAAGCATTATGGCAGGTGA
- a CDS encoding ParB/RepB/Spo0J family partition protein: protein MAKAKGGLGRGLDSLISNGVDNSSSDRLTTVAINDIQPGRYQARVQMDDEALQELADSIKAQGVIQPVIVREHGLSQYELIAGERRWRASQLAGLTEIPVVIKTISDETALAMGLIENLQRENLNPIEEAQGLKRLADEFGLTHETIAKAVGKSRSAISNSLRLLSLPEPVQEMLYHRHLEMGHARALLTLPVVEQLELAQKAVKNGWSVREVERRSQIAHQTKQEIKKTISPDIRRLNDVLTERLGVNAEVKTTNHKKGKIVLHFDTPETFEYLLKQLGIDYQM, encoded by the coding sequence ATGGCAAAAGCAAAAGGCGGTTTGGGCCGCGGTTTAGATTCCCTGATTTCCAACGGCGTGGACAACAGCAGCAGCGACCGCCTGACTACCGTCGCCATCAACGACATCCAACCCGGCCGCTATCAGGCGCGGGTACAGATGGACGACGAAGCCTTGCAGGAGCTGGCGGATTCAATTAAAGCGCAAGGCGTTATCCAGCCGGTCATCGTGCGCGAACACGGCCTTTCCCAATACGAACTGATCGCCGGCGAACGCCGCTGGCGCGCATCCCAGCTCGCCGGACTGACCGAGATTCCGGTCGTCATCAAAACCATCAGCGACGAAACCGCGCTGGCAATGGGTTTGATTGAAAACCTGCAACGCGAAAACTTAAACCCGATTGAAGAAGCGCAAGGTTTGAAACGCCTCGCCGACGAGTTCGGACTGACTCATGAAACCATCGCCAAGGCGGTCGGCAAAAGCCGCAGCGCCATTTCCAACAGCCTGCGCCTGTTGAGCCTGCCCGAACCCGTCCAAGAAATGCTCTACCACCGCCATCTTGAAATGGGACACGCCCGCGCCCTGCTGACCCTGCCCGTGGTCGAGCAGCTTGAATTGGCGCAAAAAGCAGTAAAAAACGGTTGGTCGGTGCGCGAAGTCGAACGCCGCAGCCAAATCGCCCATCAAACCAAACAGGAAATCAAAAAAACCATCAGCCCCGATATACGTCGTCTGAACGACGTGTTGACCGAAAGGCTGGGCGTTAACGCGGAAGTCAAAACCACCAATCACAAAAAAGGCAAAATCGTCCTCCACTTTGATACGCCGGAAACATTTGAATATCTGCTGAAACAGTTGGGCATCGATTATCAGATGTGA
- the groL gene encoding chaperonin GroEL, whose protein sequence is MAAKDVQFGNEVRQKMVSGVNTLANAVRVTLGPKGRNVVVDRAFGGPHITKDGVTVAKEIELKDKFENMGAQMVKEVASKTNDVAGDGTTTATVLAQAIVAEGMKYVTAGMNPTDLKRGIDKAVAALVEELKNIAKPCDTSKEIAQVGSISANSDEQVGAIIAEAMEKVGKEGVITVEDGKSLENELDVVEGMQFDRGYLSPYFINDAEKQIAALDNPFVLLFDKKISNIRDLLPVLEQVAKASRPLLIIAEDVEGEALATLVVNNIRGILKTVAVKAPGFGDRRKAMLQDIAILTGGTVIAEEVGLSLEKATLEDLGQAKRIEIGKENTTIIDGFGDAAQIEARVAEIRQQIETATSDYDKEKLQERVAKLAGGVAVIKVGAATEVEMKEKKDRVEDALHATRAAVEEGVVAGGGVALLRARAALENLHTGNADQDAGVQIVLRAVESPLRQIVANAGGEPSVVVNKVLEGKGNYGYNAGSGEYGDMIEMGVLDPAKVTRSALQHAASIAGLMLTTDCMIAEIPEEKPAMPDMGGMGGMGGMM, encoded by the coding sequence ATGGCAGCAAAAGACGTACAGTTCGGTAACGAAGTCCGCCAAAAAATGGTCAGCGGCGTGAACACTCTGGCAAACGCCGTCCGCGTAACTTTGGGTCCTAAAGGCCGCAACGTAGTCGTTGACCGCGCATTCGGCGGCCCGCACATCACCAAAGACGGCGTTACCGTCGCTAAAGAAATCGAACTGAAAGACAAATTCGAAAACATGGGCGCGCAAATGGTGAAAGAAGTCGCGTCCAAAACCAACGACGTAGCGGGCGACGGTACGACTACCGCCACCGTACTGGCACAAGCCATCGTAGCCGAAGGCATGAAATACGTTACCGCCGGCATGAACCCGACCGACCTGAAACGCGGTATCGACAAAGCCGTTGCCGCTTTGGTTGAAGAGCTGAAAAACATCGCCAAACCTTGCGACACTTCCAAAGAAATCGCCCAAGTCGGCTCGATTTCCGCCAACTCTGACGAACAAGTCGGCGCGATTATTGCCGAAGCGATGGAAAAAGTCGGCAAAGAAGGCGTGATTACCGTTGAAGACGGCAAATCTTTGGAAAACGAATTGGATGTCGTCGAAGGCATGCAGTTCGACCGCGGCTACCTGTCCCCTTACTTCATCAACGACGCGGAAAAACAAATCGCCGCGCTGGATAATCCGTTTGTTTTGTTGTTTGACAAAAAAATCAGCAACATCCGCGACCTGCTGCCTGTTTTGGAACAAGTGGCAAAAGCCAGCCGTCCGCTGTTGATCATCGCTGAAGACGTAGAAGGCGAAGCCTTGGCGACTTTGGTCGTGAACAACATCCGCGGCATCCTGAAAACCGTTGCCGTGAAAGCCCCGGGCTTCGGCGACCGCCGCAAAGCCATGTTGCAAGACATCGCCATTCTGACCGGCGGCACCGTGATTGCCGAAGAAGTCGGCCTGTCTTTGGAAAAAGCCACTTTGGAAGACTTGGGTCAAGCCAAACGCATCGAAATCGGTAAAGAAAACACCACCATCATCGACGGCTTCGGCGACGCTGCCCAAATCGAAGCGCGTGTTGCCGAAATCCGCCAACAAATCGAAACCGCAACCAGCGATTACGACAAAGAAAAACTGCAAGAGCGCGTTGCCAAATTGGCAGGCGGCGTGGCAGTGATTAAAGTCGGTGCCGCTACCGAAGTCGAAATGAAAGAGAAAAAAGACCGCGTGGAAGACGCGCTGCACGCTACCCGTGCAGCCGTTGAAGAAGGCGTGGTTGCAGGCGGCGGCGTAGCCCTGTTGCGCGCCCGTGCCGCTTTGGAAAACCTGCACACCGGCAATGCCGACCAAGACGCAGGCGTACAAATCGTCTTGCGTGCCGTTGAGTCTCCGCTGCGCCAAATCGTTGCCAACGCAGGCGGCGAGCCTAGCGTAGTGGTGAACAAAGTGCTGGAAGGCAAAGGCAACTACGGTTACAACGCAGGCTCCGGCGAATACGGCGATATGATTGAAATGGGCGTACTCGACCCTGCCAAAGTAACCCGTTCCGCGCTGCAACACGCCGCGTCTATCGCCGGCCTGATGCTGACGACAGACTGCATGATTGCCGAAATCCCTGAAGAAAAACCAGCTATGCCTGACATGGGCGGCATGGGTGGAATGGGCGGCATGATGTAA
- a CDS encoding co-chaperone GroES, whose translation MTIRPLHDRVVVKRLEAEEKTASGIVLPGAAAEKPDMGEVIAVGAGKIGKDGNRRPLDVKVGDKVIFGKYSGQTVKADGEELLVMREEDIFGIVE comes from the coding sequence ATGACCATCCGTCCTTTACACGACCGCGTCGTCGTCAAACGCTTGGAAGCTGAAGAAAAAACCGCATCAGGCATCGTCTTGCCGGGCGCAGCCGCTGAAAAACCCGATATGGGCGAAGTGATCGCCGTGGGCGCAGGCAAAATCGGTAAAGACGGCAACCGCCGTCCGCTGGATGTCAAAGTCGGCGACAAAGTCATTTTCGGCAAATACAGCGGTCAAACCGTAAAAGCCGACGGCGAAGAGCTGTTGGTAATGCGCGAAGAAGACATTTTCGGGATTGTGGAATAA
- a CDS encoding TonB-dependent receptor, producing MTSPLFRFSLLSMALAAGFAHAENEAKESVTLDTVTVKGDRQGSKVKTNIVTLRQKDESTSTDLRELLKEEPAIDFGGGNGTSQHMTLRGMGQNSVDIKVDNAYSDSQILYHQGRFIVDPALVKVVSVQKGAGSASAGIGATNGAIIAKTVDAQDLLKGLDKNWGVRLSSGYASNDGVNYGASVFGKEGNFDGLFSYNRNDEKEYEAGKGYKSPNGGKTVPYSALDKRSYLAKIGTTFGDGDHRIVLSHMKDQHRGIRTVREEFTIFESDPAKDRQKPSYRETTQSNTNLEYTGKNLGFVEKLNANAYVLENERYSADDSGSGYAGNVVGPNHTRIATRGANFNFDSRLAEQTLLKYGINYRHQEIEPQAFLNNEFKISGKKPDPKDPKKEIDKTDEEKAKDKKVMDLVHSYKLSNPTKTDTGAYIEAIHEINGFTLTGGLRYDRFKVKTHDGKTVSSSSLNPSFGVIWQPHEHWSFSASHNYASRSPRLYDALQTHGKRGIISIADGTKAERARNTEIGFNYNDGTFAANGSYFWQTIKDALANPQNRHDSVAIREAVNAGYIKNHGYELGASYRTGGLTAKVGVSHSKPRFYDTHKDKLLSANPEFGAQTGRTWTASLAYRFQNPNLEIGWRGRYVQKAVGSILVAGQKGRDGKLENVVRQGFGVNDVFANWKPLGKDTLNINLSVNNVFNKFYYPHSQRWTNTLPGTGRDVRLGVNYRF from the coding sequence ATGACTTCACCCCTGTTCCGCTTCAGCCTGCTTTCAATGGCACTCGCCGCCGGTTTTGCCCACGCGGAAAACGAAGCGAAAGAAAGTGTTACCCTTGATACCGTTACCGTAAAAGGCGACCGCCAAGGTAGCAAGGTCAAAACTAATATCGTCACCCTTCGTCAAAAAGACGAAAGCACATCAACCGATTTGCGCGAATTGTTAAAAGAAGAACCTGCCATCGATTTCGGCGGCGGTAACGGCACATCCCAACACATGACCTTGCGCGGCATGGGTCAGAACTCTGTCGACATCAAGGTGGACAACGCCTATTCCGACAGCCAAATCCTTTACCACCAAGGCAGATTTATTGTCGATCCCGCTTTGGTTAAAGTCGTTTCCGTACAAAAAGGCGCGGGTTCCGCCTCTGCCGGTATCGGCGCAACCAACGGCGCGATCATCGCCAAAACCGTCGATGCCCAAGACCTGCTCAAAGGCTTGGATAAAAACTGGGGCGTGCGCCTCAGCAGCGGCTATGCCTCTAATGACGGCGTAAACTACGGCGCAAGCGTATTCGGAAAAGAGGGCAACTTCGACGGTTTGTTCTCCTACAACCGCAACGATGAAAAAGAGTACGAAGCAGGTAAAGGCTACAAAAGTCCCAACGGCGGCAAAACCGTACCTTACAGCGCACTGGACAAACGCAGCTACCTGGCCAAAATCGGAACAACCTTCGGCGACGGCGACCACCGCATCGTGTTGAGCCACATGAAAGACCAGCACCGGGGCATCCGTACTGTGCGTGAAGAGTTTACAATCTTCGAGTCCGACCCTGCAAAAGACAGGCAGAAACCCTCATACCGTGAAACTACCCAATCCAACACCAACTTGGAGTACACGGGTAAAAACCTGGGCTTTGTCGAAAAACTGAACGCCAACGCCTATGTGTTGGAAAACGAACGCTATTCCGCCGATGACAGCGGCAGCGGTTACGCAGGCAATGTGGTCGGCCCTAACCATACCCGAATCGCCACTCGTGGTGCGAACTTCAACTTCGACAGCCGCCTTGCCGAACAAACCCTGTTGAAATACGGTATCAACTACCGCCATCAGGAAATCGAGCCGCAAGCGTTTTTGAACAACGAATTTAAGATCTCCGGTAAGAAACCAGACCCCAAAGATCCTAAAAAAGAAATAGATAAGACCGATGAAGAAAAAGCGAAAGACAAGAAAGTTATGGATCTTGTCCATTCCTACAAACTGTCCAACCCGACCAAAACCGATACCGGCGCGTATATCGAAGCCATTCACGAAATTAACGGCTTTACCCTGACCGGCGGACTGCGTTACGACCGCTTCAAGGTGAAAACCCATGACGGCAAAACCGTTTCAAGCAGCAGCCTTAACCCGAGTTTCGGCGTGATTTGGCAGCCGCACGAACACTGGAGCTTCAGCGCAAGCCACAACTACGCCAGCCGCAGCCCGCGCCTGTATGACGCGCTGCAAACCCACGGCAAGCGCGGCATCATCTCGATTGCCGACGGCACCAAAGCCGAACGCGCGCGCAATACCGAAATCGGTTTCAACTACAACGACGGCACGTTTGCCGCAAACGGCAGCTACTTCTGGCAGACCATCAAAGACGCGCTTGCCAATCCGCAAAACCGCCACGACTCTGTCGCCATCCGTGAAGCCGTCAATGCCGGCTACATCAAAAACCACGGTTACGAATTGGGCGCGTCCTACCGCACCGGCGGCTTGACTGCCAAAGTCGGCGTAAGCCACAGCAAACCGCGTTTTTACGATACACACAAAGATAAATTGTTAAGCGCGAACCCCGAGTTTGGCGCACAAACCGGCCGCACTTGGACGGCTTCCCTTGCCTACCGCTTCCAAAATCCGAATCTGGAAATCGGCTGGCGCGGACGCTATGTTCAAAAAGCCGTGGGTTCGATATTGGTGGCAGGTCAAAAAGGTCGCGACGGCAAACTGGAAAACGTTGTACGCCAAGGTTTCGGTGTGAACGATGTCTTCGCCAACTGGAAACCATTGGGCAAAGACACGCTCAATATCAATCTTTCAGTTAACAACGTGTTCAACAAGTTCTACTATCCGCACAGTCAACGCTGGACCAATACCCTACCAGGTACCGGACGTGATGTACGCTTGGGCGTTAACTACCGCTTCTAA